The Novipirellula galeiformis nucleotide sequence TCGATTCGCCCGGATTCAAAATCCGACCTCCGTATTTTACGAAGTCATGAGGTCCCGCATTTTGAAGTGAAGGGCTGGGGTCCACACTACAGTAGGCAACCTCCGTTTTGCTGTGATTTTTAATCCAAAGCTTGCCCAATTCCTTCGCTCCGCCTCCACCGGCCGTAGCGATCGAAGGAACTGCGAACACGAGCAAAGCAGCGAGACATAGTTTGTACATCAGAGCACTCTCTTTCTTTTGCGAAACAGGAATGGAAACTCAAAGTGGAAAACCAAATGGAAAGCTAAATTGGCAATGGAACTCGATGTCGTTCGAAACAAACAACGTGTCCACTGCTCTCTAAACAGCCTGCGACGAACTTGACTCCTTTGTAAATCGAGATTGCGACGGGTTAGTAAAGGACGCGGTGATGGATTGGGCAAACGGCGCAAAGATCCGGCGGCAATCGTTTGAACTCATTCTCGGACGTGTTCCGTTGGCATCACACATCGGCATCTGCATCTGGTTTTTCATTGCGGCGTTTCCGGCCGTGCGGGCAAGACCGATGGCGAGGCATGAAGCTTGCGATTGGAAGGGTTAGTGGGCAAAAAATTCGTTCACCAGTTCGTATCCGTAGCGTGAGCAAAGCGCCCCGATCAAATTGACATCTGTCGATTCCGATAGAAACCTGACCGCTCCATCGCAAAGCGCAACCTGGGCGCCGCCGCGGTGAAAGCTAAAAATCTCGCCGCTGTTCTCGAGGTTGATGCCACCGTTATCGTGCGAGATCGTATTGCGACCGTCCGCCCACAACCCATACGAATCCGGCATCCGATCGACCACCTCGGCCAAGAAAATCGTATTGCTCGTGCCATCGATAATTTCACTGAACGACACCGGCCTCAAACGAACGGGCGTCGAAGAAATCAAAACACCATTGTTCAGGTCGATCCCTGCGTTGGCACGCTCGGACGCCAGCGCGCTGCCCATCACCCCGGCGTAGTCAGTGTCCCCCTCGCCGTCAAAGATTGACGACGGACAGCGAAAGGTGGGAATGACCGCCGAAATCAACGACGCGTTCCGCAACGGTTCATCCCAAGCAACGCTACGGTCATAAGATTCTGCGATCGCGGTCTGTTCAATCTGGGCCAATATTGCCGAGGACCAAGATTGATTTCGACCGTACAACCGATCATTCCCGAGCGGCAAGGTGTCAAAGATCCCATGAAATTGATGCAGCCCCAGACCAAGCTGGCGAAGATGATTTGAACATTGCGCCCGCCGAGCCGCTTCTCGGGCTGCTTGAACACCAGACAAGCTGAGCGATAATAGAACGCCGATGATGCTGATCACCACCAGCAACTCGATGAGCGTAAACCCAGCGACACAACGCCGTTGGTCGTATCGCGAGCCAGCGACGTGAATCGTGACCGGAATTT carries:
- a CDS encoding DUF1559 domain-containing protein — encoded protein: MKIPVTIHVAGSRYDQRRCVAGFTLIELLVVISIIGVLLSLSLSGVQAAREAARRAQCSNHLRQLGLGLHQFHGIFDTLPLGNDRLYGRNQSWSSAILAQIEQTAIAESYDRSVAWDEPLRNASLISAVIPTFRCPSSIFDGEGDTDYAGVMGSALASERANAGIDLNNGVLISSTPVRLRPVSFSEIIDGTSNTIFLAEVVDRMPDSYGLWADGRNTISHDNGGINLENSGEIFSFHRGGAQVALCDGAVRFLSESTDVNLIGALCSRYGYELVNEFFAH